A section of the Candidatus Limnocylindrales bacterium genome encodes:
- a CDS encoding outer membrane lipoprotein carrier protein LolA, producing the protein MAEQQLELRRLAWVSRMAALSAAARGVIAALGFSGSAFLAGIEPAALALAEPAAATEPAAVHDLSSMLSAMRASPGVVAEFTETKELALLSAPLESSGTIYFIPPHRFVRVVVSPSRSRLVVDGDKVRMEEATGSKALDLSSSPIARQIVDSFVVLFNGDEARLKELYRAEYSETPHDAGDAQAGGSEWHLHLSPRSMPLERMISYFDMTGHGAHVDRMEAVEPDGDRTVTRFGKTDVEHRFSEQELAELFAQPRPAAPADRQGDSE; encoded by the coding sequence GTGGCTGAGCAACAGCTCGAGCTTCGACGGCTGGCCTGGGTTTCGCGAATGGCGGCGCTATCGGCGGCGGCTCGCGGCGTGATCGCGGCACTCGGTTTCAGCGGCTCGGCATTCCTTGCCGGCATTGAACCAGCTGCGCTCGCTCTGGCCGAGCCGGCCGCGGCGACCGAGCCCGCGGCCGTCCACGATCTGTCGTCGATGCTGTCGGCGATGCGCGCGTCGCCCGGCGTCGTCGCCGAGTTCACCGAAACGAAGGAGCTTGCGCTGCTGTCGGCGCCGCTCGAATCTTCGGGGACGATTTACTTCATTCCGCCGCATCGTTTCGTGCGCGTCGTCGTGAGCCCGTCGCGGTCGCGACTCGTCGTCGACGGCGACAAGGTGCGCATGGAGGAAGCGACCGGCAGCAAGGCGCTGGATCTGTCGTCGAGCCCGATCGCGCGCCAGATCGTCGACAGCTTCGTCGTGCTGTTCAACGGCGACGAGGCGCGTCTGAAGGAGCTCTACCGCGCCGAATACAGCGAAACGCCGCACGATGCGGGCGATGCGCAGGCCGGCGGAAGCGAGTGGCACCTGCACCTGTCGCCGCGCTCGATGCCGCTCGAGCGCATGATCTCGTACTTCGACATGACCGGCCACGGCGCGCACGTCGACCGCATGGAAGCCGTCGAGCCGGACGGCGACCGCACCGTGACGCGGTTCGGGAAAACCGACGTCGAGCACCGATTCAGCGAGCAGGAGCTCGCCGAGCTGTTCGCGCAGCCGCGGCCTGCGGCGCCCGCGGACCGTCAGGGCGATTCGGAATGA
- a CDS encoding thioesterase family protein: MTDKLRETSIELEVPFHDIDGLGIVWHGHYYKYLEIARTRLLRSVGLDSGDIIGPRYRFVIVESHCRYTSALRYGDNVRVSAWFGDLRHRIRILYDVTNIATGRRAARGHTILATTDLEGRLLLETPPGIVERIGG, encoded by the coding sequence ATGACCGACAAGCTGCGCGAGACGTCGATCGAGCTCGAGGTTCCGTTTCACGACATCGACGGGCTCGGCATCGTCTGGCACGGACACTATTACAAGTACCTCGAGATCGCGCGCACGCGACTGCTGCGCAGCGTCGGCCTCGACTCCGGAGACATCATCGGGCCGCGCTACCGGTTCGTGATCGTCGAGAGCCACTGCCGCTACACGTCCGCGCTTCGCTACGGCGACAACGTGCGCGTCTCCGCGTGGTTCGGCGACCTCCGCCATCGCATCCGGATCCTCTACGATGTCACCAACATCGCGACGGGGCGGCGCGCGGCGCGCGGCCACACGATCCTTGCGACCACCGATCTCGAAGGACGGCTGCTGCTGGAGACGCCGCCCGGCATTGTCGAGCGCATCGGTGGCTGA
- a CDS encoding aromatic amino acid ammonia-lyase: protein MTARTSEAAAAGVPAAARVVFGSDLVGVDEVVSIAFGLAEPAISADPAFLARLEAGRTVLERCLSAGEPVYGVSTGVGASVENDVPEHLQADLARNLFRFHGCGTGRILDPTEASAVIAVRLASLARGYSAVRPVVLEHLALLVARGVLPRIPEEGSVGASGDLTPLAYVAGLLAGEGEAVVSGQTVPARDALAAAGIAPLVLAPKESLALMNGTSVMAGIASLVLVRAERLAKLAAAITAMTSAATLGNAEHFDDAVLGLKPHAGTVEVGSWIRAFLAGGPSPEPLRLQDRYSVRCAPHVLGVLVDACALARRVLDIEIAGVNDNPVIDPESGRVLHGGNFYGGHVVFALDALKGAMASAADLLDRQLVLLCLPETSGGLPANLVASPRVSHHGFKAMQITASALAAEAAKTSLPAAVFSRSTESHNQDKVSMGTLASREARRVVELAETVATITLLAACQAVDLRMRSGGSVPEAVATLHDAVRRRVPPLEQDRRQDGDIAAVLELLRSDGLPIDLELPEPGPA, encoded by the coding sequence ATGACGGCCCGTACCAGCGAGGCAGCCGCGGCGGGTGTGCCGGCTGCAGCACGCGTCGTCTTCGGGTCGGACCTGGTCGGCGTCGACGAGGTCGTCTCGATCGCGTTCGGTCTGGCCGAGCCGGCGATCAGCGCCGACCCCGCATTCCTTGCCCGCCTCGAAGCCGGGCGCACCGTGCTCGAGCGATGCCTGTCGGCCGGGGAACCCGTCTACGGGGTTTCCACCGGCGTCGGCGCATCGGTCGAAAACGATGTCCCCGAGCACCTGCAGGCCGATCTCGCCCGCAACCTGTTCCGCTTTCACGGCTGCGGAACCGGACGAATCCTCGACCCCACCGAAGCCTCGGCGGTCATTGCGGTGCGTCTCGCGTCGCTTGCCCGCGGCTACTCGGCGGTCCGCCCGGTGGTGCTCGAGCATCTGGCGCTTCTGGTCGCGCGCGGCGTGCTGCCGCGAATTCCCGAAGAAGGCTCGGTCGGCGCGAGCGGTGACCTGACTCCGCTCGCGTATGTCGCCGGGCTGCTGGCGGGCGAAGGCGAAGCCGTCGTCAGCGGTCAGACGGTGCCCGCGCGCGATGCGCTCGCCGCGGCCGGAATTGCACCGCTCGTGCTGGCTCCCAAGGAAAGCCTCGCGCTGATGAACGGCACCAGCGTGATGGCCGGCATCGCGAGCCTCGTGCTGGTGCGCGCCGAGCGGCTCGCGAAGCTCGCGGCGGCGATCACCGCGATGACGAGCGCGGCCACGCTCGGCAACGCCGAGCACTTCGACGACGCGGTTCTCGGCCTCAAGCCGCATGCCGGTACGGTCGAAGTCGGAAGCTGGATCCGCGCGTTCCTCGCCGGCGGCCCCAGCCCGGAGCCGCTTCGCCTGCAGGACCGCTATTCGGTGCGCTGCGCTCCGCACGTGCTCGGCGTGCTCGTCGATGCATGCGCGCTCGCGAGGCGAGTGCTCGACATCGAGATCGCCGGCGTCAACGACAATCCGGTCATCGATCCCGAATCCGGCCGCGTGCTGCACGGCGGAAATTTCTACGGCGGGCACGTCGTCTTCGCGCTCGATGCGCTCAAGGGCGCGATGGCTTCGGCGGCCGACCTCCTCGACCGCCAGCTCGTGCTGCTGTGCCTGCCGGAGACCAGCGGCGGTCTTCCGGCCAATCTGGTCGCATCGCCGCGCGTGTCGCATCACGGGTTCAAGGCCATGCAGATCACGGCGTCGGCGCTCGCGGCCGAAGCGGCCAAGACGAGTCTTCCCGCTGCGGTCTTCAGCCGCAGCACCGAGTCGCACAACCAGGACAAGGTCAGCATGGGTACGCTCGCATCGCGCGAAGCCCGTCGCGTGGTCGAGCTCGCCGAAACGGTCGCAACGATTACGCTGCTGGCCGCGTGCCAGGCCGTCGACCTCCGCATGCGAAGCGGCGGCTCGGTCCCTGAAGCCGTAGCGACGCTGCACGACGCGGTTCGGCGCCGCGTGCCGCCACTCGAGCAGGATCGCCGGCAGGACGGCGACATTGCGGCCGTGCTCGAGCTGCTGCGCAGCGACGGTCTGCCGATCGATCTCGAGCTGCCCGAGCCCGGACCTGCGTGA
- a CDS encoding lysophospholipid acyltransferase family protein, with amino-acid sequence MTALAVAFVVAPVVRLSAASSEQAEMAVQRAIRRAYAFSVALWRLVGIFRLDARGLAGLADCGPCIVVANHPTLVDVVLIGSVLEQMDCIVNAGWTAKSPFLARAIEVAGYVRNDGGVAVVEQCARRLRSGRRLLVFPEGTRSPWGSFGKFHRGAAHIALASGAPLVAVAIRCRPRMLGSGRKWSDTDGRRPAYELAIAGRLDPADYAGMTTPLAARKMTDDLLRIFLEEPNLADA; translated from the coding sequence GTGACTGCGCTCGCGGTTGCGTTCGTCGTCGCACCGGTCGTGCGCCTCTCGGCGGCCTCGAGCGAGCAGGCCGAGATGGCGGTGCAGCGCGCGATCCGGCGCGCCTATGCGTTCTCGGTCGCGCTCTGGAGGCTCGTCGGGATCTTCCGGCTGGACGCACGCGGCCTGGCCGGGCTCGCGGACTGCGGCCCGTGCATCGTCGTCGCGAACCATCCGACGCTGGTCGACGTGGTCCTGATCGGATCGGTCCTCGAGCAGATGGACTGCATCGTCAATGCGGGCTGGACCGCGAAGAGCCCGTTTCTGGCCCGCGCCATCGAGGTGGCCGGGTACGTGCGCAACGACGGCGGCGTTGCGGTCGTCGAGCAGTGTGCGCGGCGCCTGCGTTCGGGACGGCGGCTGCTGGTGTTCCCGGAAGGCACGCGGTCGCCGTGGGGAAGTTTTGGAAAGTTCCATCGCGGTGCGGCGCATATCGCGCTCGCCAGCGGCGCTCCGCTGGTTGCGGTGGCGATCCGCTGCCGCCCGCGGATGCTTGGAAGCGGCCGCAAGTGGAGCGACACCGACGGCCGCCGGCCCGCCTACGAGCTCGCGATTGCCGGCCGGCTCGATCCGGCCGACTACGCCGGCATGACGACGCCGCTTGCCGCACGAAAGATGACCGACGACCTGCTCAGGATTTTTCTCGAGGAGCCCAATCTTGCAGACGCGTGA
- a CDS encoding phosphopantetheine-binding protein yields MQTRDELTADIKAMIVEVLALEDIRPEEIETDAPLFVEGLGLDSIDALELAMGLEEKYGVIITDDPERNEKIFASVGALADLVTAERTR; encoded by the coding sequence TTGCAGACGCGTGACGAACTGACCGCAGACATCAAGGCCATGATCGTCGAAGTGCTCGCGCTCGAGGACATCCGGCCGGAGGAGATCGAAACCGACGCTCCGCTGTTCGTCGAAGGCCTCGGGCTCGATTCGATCGATGCGCTCGAGCTCGCGATGGGCCTCGAGGAAAAGTACGGCGTAATCATCACCGACGACCCCGAACGCAACGAGAAGATCTTCGCGTCGGTCGGCGCGCTCGCCGATCTCGTCACGGCCGAACGCACCCGCTGA
- a CDS encoding acyl carrier protein: MTREQLEDELRSILVAEFELAPEKITREARLVEDLDLDSIDGVTIVVRLESRLRVVIADEEIQKMQAVGDIVDALAARLGMA, translated from the coding sequence ATGACGCGCGAGCAACTCGAAGACGAGCTTCGCTCGATCCTGGTCGCCGAGTTCGAGCTCGCTCCCGAGAAGATCACGCGCGAGGCACGCCTGGTCGAAGATCTCGATCTCGACAGCATCGACGGCGTCACGATCGTGGTTCGTCTCGAGTCGCGCCTGCGCGTGGTGATCGCCGACGAGGAAATCCAGAAGATGCAGGCCGTGGGCGACATCGTCGACGCGCTCGCCGCGCGGCTCGGCATGGCCTGA
- a CDS encoding AMP-binding protein — protein MPSTLPKSPIEPTVPAGPTLPGIVASRPLVGLLREAPDASRIVAFGQTPDQSASHARLLADVFALASHLEGDRGKRWLIESEDAYRIAVSLLAAAVAGARIALPPNLQPGTLRELRAESDRVFVDDAGKPSDARTLDPLAPGRAVANEAQSTSATSTAVETAARTGIEIDRRVALVELFTSGTSGPGKRITKALCHLEDEVAEIGELLAVAGHRGGRTASVLATVSAHHLYGLLFRVLWPLARHFAFCRQSVLLPDELLARCAETGGAVVVSSPAHLRHLAALPRAREHASAILEIISSGGPLESPTALALEDAFGRAPVEIFGSTETGGVALRRQRASDPDPCWTTFPSVTAEIDDASGALVVTSPFVTAPDSAATESQAADSPEPGTMRMGDRAEREGDGFRLAGRADRIAKVGEKTLSLPEIESFLAAHELVENAVAATYPAKSGARLGAVVVLSREGRLRLAREGRRAVQRILAAHLAERWNRVALPRRWRFVDALPVDTRGKLAQRTVEQELARPVEPPREPLLLDEQSSAGPGLLASTRGVGHLPDTRSVLVRELVVPRDLAYFDGHYDEFPLVPGAVQIHWVMLALGRIAGRRVTAERMEAVKFRNVLRPAELFTMQLAIDEAFSHVTFTLGHGSRVFSSGRITLER, from the coding sequence TTGCCTTCGACGTTGCCGAAGTCGCCGATCGAGCCGACCGTTCCGGCGGGGCCGACGTTGCCGGGCATAGTGGCAAGCCGGCCGCTGGTCGGACTTCTGCGCGAGGCGCCGGACGCGAGTCGCATCGTCGCCTTCGGACAGACACCCGACCAGAGTGCGAGTCACGCGCGGCTGCTGGCGGACGTGTTCGCTCTTGCGTCGCATCTCGAAGGCGATCGCGGGAAGCGCTGGCTCATCGAGTCCGAGGACGCCTACCGCATTGCGGTCTCGCTGCTGGCGGCGGCTGTCGCGGGCGCGCGCATCGCGCTGCCTCCCAATCTTCAGCCGGGAACGCTTCGCGAGCTCCGCGCGGAGTCGGATCGCGTATTCGTCGATGACGCAGGGAAGCCTTCCGACGCCCGCACGCTCGATCCGCTCGCGCCTGGTCGCGCGGTCGCGAACGAAGCCCAAAGCACGAGTGCCACCTCAACGGCGGTAGAAACGGCAGCGCGCACCGGAATTGAGATCGACAGGCGCGTTGCGCTCGTCGAGTTGTTCACGTCCGGCACGAGCGGTCCCGGAAAGCGCATCACCAAGGCGCTGTGCCACCTGGAAGACGAAGTTGCCGAGATCGGCGAGCTGCTCGCAGTTGCCGGGCATCGTGGCGGCCGGACCGCGAGCGTGCTCGCGACCGTCTCGGCCCATCATCTGTACGGATTGCTGTTCCGCGTGCTGTGGCCGCTCGCCCGGCATTTTGCATTCTGCCGGCAGAGCGTCCTGCTTCCCGACGAGCTGCTGGCTCGCTGCGCGGAAACCGGCGGCGCGGTCGTCGTCTCGAGCCCTGCCCATCTTCGCCATCTCGCTGCGCTGCCGCGCGCGCGCGAGCATGCCTCCGCAATCCTCGAGATCATTTCTTCGGGCGGGCCGCTCGAGTCGCCCACGGCACTCGCGCTCGAAGACGCGTTCGGGCGCGCACCGGTCGAGATCTTCGGCTCGACCGAAACGGGCGGAGTTGCGCTCCGCCGGCAGCGCGCGTCGGATCCCGATCCTTGCTGGACGACGTTTCCGTCCGTAACCGCAGAGATCGACGACGCGAGCGGCGCGCTCGTCGTCACGTCTCCGTTCGTGACTGCGCCGGACAGTGCCGCCACCGAATCGCAAGCTGCCGATTCGCCCGAGCCGGGGACGATGCGCATGGGCGATCGCGCAGAGCGCGAAGGCGACGGCTTCCGGCTTGCCGGCCGCGCCGACCGCATTGCCAAAGTCGGCGAGAAGACGCTGTCGCTGCCGGAAATCGAAAGCTTCCTCGCCGCGCACGAGCTCGTCGAAAATGCCGTCGCTGCAACGTACCCCGCAAAAAGCGGCGCGCGTCTCGGCGCCGTCGTGGTTCTGTCGCGCGAAGGGCGCTTGCGGCTCGCGCGGGAAGGACGGCGCGCAGTGCAGCGCATCCTCGCGGCGCATCTGGCCGAGCGCTGGAATCGCGTGGCGCTGCCGCGCCGCTGGCGTTTCGTTGACGCACTGCCCGTCGACACGCGCGGGAAGCTTGCGCAGCGCACGGTCGAACAAGAGCTGGCCCGGCCGGTCGAGCCGCCGCGCGAGCCGCTTCTTCTCGATGAACAGAGCAGTGCCGGTCCGGGACTCCTTGCGAGCACGCGAGGCGTCGGCCACCTTCCGGACACGAGAAGCGTGCTGGTGCGCGAGCTTGTCGTACCCCGCGATCTCGCCTACTTTGACGGCCACTACGACGAGTTCCCGCTCGTGCCGGGAGCCGTGCAAATCCACTGGGTCATGCTCGCACTCGGCCGCATCGCCGGCCGGCGCGTCACCGCCGAGCGGATGGAAGCCGTCAAGTTCCGAAACGTTTTGCGTCCAGCCGAGCTGTTCACGATGCAACTGGCCATCGATGAAGCCTTCTCTCATGTGACCTTCACGCTCGGCCACGGATCGCGCGTGTTTTCGAGCGGACGCATCACGCTCGAGCGATAA
- a CDS encoding glycosyltransferase family 2 protein: MRPATPDNDRAHAMRLCLLIPHYEHAGAIGALLDRLARYDLPCIVVDDGSGKAARDVLAELERRLPWVTIVWRSENGGQGAAKRTGYRHALAAGYTHSLELDADGQHDTDDVPRFVAAMRANPSAAVLGKPVFGTEAPKARLWGRQLSVGLVWLACGSRTVRDPLCGYRGLPLAAAVAIIDSVHTGNRMSFDPEMSVRLFRAGLPIVTLPTRVSYPTDGVSHFDMLRDNLRLAATYLRLLVELPLAAPAIVLARRRAQQQGGAASCP; this comes from the coding sequence ATGCGACCCGCAACGCCCGACAACGACCGCGCGCACGCGATGCGGCTCTGCCTGCTGATTCCCCACTACGAGCACGCCGGTGCGATCGGCGCGCTGCTCGATCGCCTCGCGCGCTACGACCTGCCGTGCATCGTGGTCGACGACGGCAGCGGCAAGGCTGCTCGCGACGTGCTTGCCGAGCTCGAACGGCGGCTGCCGTGGGTGACGATCGTCTGGAGAAGCGAGAACGGCGGACAGGGCGCGGCCAAGCGCACCGGATATCGTCACGCGCTCGCGGCGGGATACACGCATTCGCTCGAGCTCGACGCCGACGGGCAGCACGACACCGACGACGTTCCGCGCTTCGTCGCTGCGATGCGCGCCAATCCATCTGCTGCCGTGCTCGGCAAGCCCGTGTTCGGCACCGAAGCGCCGAAAGCGCGGCTGTGGGGCCGCCAGCTTTCCGTCGGCCTGGTGTGGCTGGCGTGCGGATCGCGGACGGTTCGCGATCCGCTCTGCGGATATCGCGGGCTGCCGCTGGCGGCCGCCGTAGCGATCATCGACTCGGTGCACACAGGCAATCGCATGAGCTTCGATCCGGAGATGTCGGTGCGTCTGTTCCGCGCCGGGCTTCCGATCGTCACGCTGCCGACGCGCGTGTCGTATCCGACCGACGGCGTGTCGCACTTCGACATGCTGCGCGACAACCTGCGCCTTGCGGCAACCTACCTGCGGCTTCTCGTCGAGCTGCCGCTCGCCGCGCCCGCGATCGTGCTCGCGCGCCGTCGCGCACAGCAGCAGGGCGGAGCGGCATCGTGCCCATGA
- the fabG gene encoding 3-oxoacyl-ACP reductase FabG codes for MTEPTTARRVLVTGASGGIGRAIAVALAGAGYDVVVHYHANAEAARRTADEVAAVRGASPVLVQFDVADREATAAALTDEIRQRGVFWGIVLNAGIHADAPLPAMKGDAWDRVLRTNLDGFYNVAQPLLMPMVRRHDGGRVVAISSIAALAGNRGQANYAASKAGIIAASKSLAQEVAKRGITVNCVAPGLIETDMIAGAPVEEIVKRIPMRRLGRPDEIAAAVAFLFSDGAAYITGQVISVNGGML; via the coding sequence ATGACTGAACCCACAACGGCAAGACGCGTGCTCGTCACCGGTGCCAGCGGCGGCATCGGCCGTGCGATTGCCGTCGCGCTCGCCGGAGCCGGCTACGACGTCGTCGTGCATTACCATGCCAACGCCGAAGCGGCCCGCCGCACCGCAGACGAAGTGGCGGCCGTTCGCGGCGCCAGCCCCGTGCTCGTGCAGTTCGACGTCGCCGACCGCGAAGCGACAGCGGCTGCGCTCACCGATGAGATCCGCCAGCGCGGCGTGTTCTGGGGCATCGTGCTCAACGCCGGCATTCACGCCGACGCGCCCCTGCCGGCGATGAAAGGCGACGCGTGGGACCGGGTGCTGCGCACCAATCTCGACGGCTTCTACAACGTCGCGCAGCCGCTGCTGATGCCGATGGTGCGACGCCATGACGGCGGCCGCGTCGTCGCGATCTCGTCGATTGCCGCGCTGGCCGGCAACCGCGGCCAGGCCAATTACGCCGCGTCCAAAGCCGGCATCATCGCGGCGTCGAAGTCTCTCGCGCAGGAAGTGGCCAAGCGGGGAATCACCGTCAACTGCGTTGCACCCGGCCTCATCGAAACCGACATGATCGCCGGCGCTCCAGTCGAGGAAATCGTAAAGAGAATCCCCATGCGCCGCCTCGGTCGGCCTGACGAAATCGCCGCCGCCGTTGCATTTCTGTTCTCGGACGGTGCAGCTTACATCACCGGACAGGTGATCTCCGTGAACGGAGGAATGCTGTGA
- a CDS encoding NAD(P)/FAD-dependent oxidoreductase → MKWDVAILGGGFAGQLLARQLTRQTPGLRIAVFEKSTGTSFKVGEATVEIAANYLVRRQGLLRYLYDRHYPKNGLRYFFDNPQKSAPLQSMSEIGPINFPFHAAFQIDRARIESDLREMNAEAGVEVRTGVRALPTDVRDDGGLHTITVESASGSEVHEARWVVDAAGRADLLARAKGLRVRENEHRLGAVWGRFENVVDIDSLGPDSFHERVRHATRGLSTVHFWYPGYWIWFIPLRDGITSVGVVGHPVTEVPGIRTIEGFRKFLDTHGAVRMLLAGSRPVDVGSYSNMAYNTSQFFSTGRWGLVGEAATSADALYSPGSDFIAIENDMLADLIARDAGGEPAAELAERTRLYNEFMQFRQEATLNLYRGQYSTFGSFELTRMKWDLDIGSYFNLWVTAYMQDQHLDRTWLRSQLRMRPLVLQALVTFGDLFREIAQVLREEGRFYSKNLGQFSYGLERIDFVPEVGLPRSRRRVLEKQTEIFNSVRRSAAELLGRPGDPDVIPSLPLSAFVGNQPIL, encoded by the coding sequence GTGAAGTGGGACGTGGCAATTCTCGGTGGCGGCTTCGCCGGCCAGCTCCTGGCGCGCCAGCTGACGCGCCAGACGCCCGGCCTTCGCATCGCCGTCTTCGAGAAGTCGACCGGCACGTCGTTCAAGGTCGGTGAGGCCACCGTCGAGATCGCCGCCAACTATCTTGTGCGGCGCCAGGGCCTGCTGCGCTACCTGTACGACCGCCACTATCCGAAGAACGGCCTGCGCTACTTCTTCGACAATCCGCAGAAGTCGGCCCCGCTTCAGAGCATGAGCGAGATCGGGCCGATCAATTTTCCGTTTCATGCCGCGTTCCAGATCGATAGGGCACGCATCGAATCGGACCTGCGCGAGATGAACGCGGAGGCCGGCGTCGAGGTGCGGACCGGAGTGCGCGCGCTGCCGACCGATGTGCGCGACGACGGCGGGCTGCACACGATCACCGTCGAATCGGCGAGCGGAAGCGAGGTGCACGAGGCGCGCTGGGTCGTCGATGCCGCCGGGCGCGCGGACCTTCTGGCACGCGCCAAGGGTCTTCGCGTGCGCGAGAACGAGCATCGCCTCGGCGCGGTGTGGGGCCGCTTCGAGAACGTCGTCGACATCGACAGTCTCGGTCCCGACAGCTTCCACGAGCGAGTCCGCCATGCGACGCGCGGACTGTCGACGGTGCACTTCTGGTATCCCGGCTACTGGATCTGGTTCATTCCGCTGCGCGACGGCATCACCAGCGTCGGCGTCGTGGGGCATCCGGTCACCGAGGTTCCCGGCATCCGCACGATCGAAGGCTTCCGCAAATTCCTCGACACGCACGGCGCGGTGCGGATGCTGCTTGCCGGCTCGCGGCCGGTCGACGTCGGCAGCTATTCGAACATGGCTTACAACACGAGCCAGTTCTTCAGCACCGGCCGCTGGGGACTGGTCGGCGAGGCCGCCACTTCGGCCGACGCGCTGTACAGCCCCGGCAGCGACTTCATCGCCATCGAGAACGACATGCTCGCCGACCTGATCGCGCGCGATGCCGGCGGCGAGCCGGCCGCCGAGCTCGCCGAGCGCACGCGCCTCTACAACGAGTTCATGCAGTTCCGCCAGGAAGCCACGCTCAACCTGTATCGCGGCCAGTACTCGACGTTCGGTAGCTTCGAGCTGACGCGCATGAAGTGGGATCTCGACATCGGCTCGTATTTCAACCTGTGGGTTACCGCGTACATGCAGGACCAGCATCTCGACCGCACGTGGCTCCGCAGCCAGCTGCGCATGCGGCCGCTGGTGCTGCAGGCGCTGGTCACGTTCGGAGACCTGTTTCGCGAGATCGCGCAGGTGCTGCGCGAGGAAGGCCGCTTCTACTCGAAAAACCTCGGCCAGTTCTCGTACGGGCTCGAGCGGATCGATTTCGTGCCCGAAGTCGGGCTGCCGCGCTCGCGCCGCCGCGTGCTCGAGAAGCAGACCGAGATTTTCAACTCGGTGCGCCGCAGCGCCGCCGAGCTGCTCGGACGTCCGGGCGATCCGGACGTGATCCCGTCGCTTCCGCTTTCCGCGTTCGTCGGGAACCAGCCGATTCTTTGA
- a CDS encoding DUF1328 domain-containing protein, whose translation MLHYAIVFFVVALIAAVLGFNGVAGLSANIGWLFAVLALVFLAVALLGGRGSSNLPAP comes from the coding sequence ATGCTGCATTACGCGATCGTATTCTTCGTGGTCGCCCTGATTGCGGCCGTACTGGGATTCAACGGCGTCGCCGGCCTCTCGGCCAACATCGGGTGGCTGTTCGCGGTTCTGGCGCTCGTCTTTCTTGCCGTGGCCCTGCTTGGCGGGCGCGGCAGCTCCAATCTCCCCGCTCCGTAG
- a CDS encoding BON domain-containing protein has protein sequence MRKLNFDGRLKMAAAAALVAIMVGAGAAHAASPNDAWITSKAKLALMTTEGVSSNAINVDTVGRKVTLHGTVATNEEKQKAEEAVRSIEGVTSVRNLLQVTSQKQSASVARADDQITTDVRAALARQKALDDSTITVASVNKGVVLLSGKADDMTDKLTAVRTARSVPGVRRVSSEIEGPDTIADTRDPRDETYAEPGHKSVTDSARDTAKSAGETVSDTAKSAGHAVKNAAKSTGEVVSDTTKSATGVASDMYTTSMVKMRLLADRETPALDINVDTDDGVVTLFGIVPSANAKAQAAAEAKKVAGVKNVRNELQVVAEAKQENVKASDQEVASDVKQKLRENDLDNVSVDVKNCIVRLTGKVPSRQERIEAMQVARAARGVCAVENDLRFQ, from the coding sequence ATGAGAAAGCTCAATTTTGACGGAAGGCTGAAAATGGCCGCTGCGGCTGCCCTGGTTGCGATCATGGTGGGGGCCGGCGCCGCCCACGCGGCCTCTCCGAACGACGCGTGGATCACCAGCAAGGCGAAGCTCGCGCTCATGACGACAGAAGGCGTCAGCTCGAACGCGATCAACGTCGACACCGTGGGACGCAAGGTGACGTTGCACGGAACGGTAGCCACGAACGAAGAAAAGCAGAAGGCCGAGGAAGCGGTCCGTTCGATCGAAGGCGTGACCAGCGTCCGCAACCTTCTTCAGGTGACGTCGCAGAAGCAGAGCGCGTCTGTCGCGCGCGCGGACGACCAGATCACCACGGATGTGCGTGCCGCGCTTGCCCGCCAGAAAGCGCTCGATGACAGCACGATCACGGTTGCGTCCGTGAACAAGGGCGTCGTCCTGCTTTCGGGCAAGGCCGACGACATGACCGACAAGCTCACGGCCGTGCGTACGGCGCGCAGCGTGCCGGGCGTGCGCCGCGTGTCGAGCGAGATCGAAGGCCCCGACACGATCGCGGACACACGCGACCCGCGTGACGAAACGTACGCCGAGCCCGGGCACAAAAGCGTGACCGACAGCGCACGCGATACGGCAAAGTCCGCGGGCGAGACGGTCAGCGACACCGCGAAATCAGCGGGTCATGCCGTCAAGAACGCGGCGAAGTCGACCGGTGAGGTCGTCTCCGACACGACGAAGTCGGCCACCGGCGTAGCCAGCGACATGTACACGACGTCGATGGTCAAGATGCGGCTGCTTGCCGACCGCGAAACGCCGGCGCTCGACATCAACGTCGACACCGACGACGGCGTCGTGACGCTGTTCGGCATCGTTCCGAGCGCCAATGCGAAGGCGCAGGCCGCGGCCGAGGCAAAGAAAGTCGCCGGCGTGAAGAACGTCCGCAACGAGCTTCAGGTCGTCGCCGAAGCGAAGCAGGAAAACGTCAAGGCCAGCGACCAGGAAGTCGCTTCGGACGTGAAGCAGAAGCTGCGCGAGAATGACCTCGACAACGTCAGCGTGGATGTGAAGAACTGCATCGTGCGCCTGACCGGCAAGGTGCCGTCGCGGCAGGAACGCATCGAAGCCATGCAGGTTGCGCGTGCGGCACGCGGCGTGTGTGCGGTCGAGAACGACCTGCGCTTCCAGTAA